CTCAGGACTTCAAGACCGACCTGCGCTTCCAGAGCTCCGCCGTCATGGCTCTGCAGGAGGCCAGCGAGGCTTACCTGGTCGGTCTGTTCGAGGACACCAACCTGTGCGCCATCCACGCCAAGAGGGTCACCATCATGCCCAAGGACATCCAGCTGGCCCGCCGCATCCGCGGAGAGAGGGCTTAAACTGACCCCAGACCtgtttacaacaacacaaaggctcttttaagagccacctcACTCTGAACTAAAGcgcttcttcctctgctgctgttaaattGCTCATTTTAATCATACTATGTTCATGTTGAAGTTGAAAAACTTATTATCAATAATCACTAATTTGATGTTAGTTCAGATGTCTTACGATATTCTCATGCCGTTGCTGTCTGAGGTGTTGAACTGACATCACAGTTGCACCGACTGTCATGTGGTTAGTCTGTCATGGTACACACAGAAGCAACACAGAGGATCAAAGTGAAATCGATCAGATACCTGTACATCTAGACTTCTGCTCACTGCTCAAGGggacacatttaaatatgaTTCCCTCATTGTAAGAAACTACATGTAAGATGATGGTATTGCTAACAGTTGGTAAGGGCGCCGATTATGAGAGGGTCTCATAAGGGGGGTGTTCAGAGGCCGACAAAGACCTTTGGCTTTCACTGACGGTGTTTTATATGACAATATAGGTTCTGGTCGGAGGGAATGACTTATGTGTATGtttcattgtgcttttatatactgatatcatcctccagcagagactgactgaagcactCAAGCCATGTACTTGTCTTAtaagatatgaaagtaagcctactCGCCGAtttgaatcatgtttttgtattcatgttttatttgctcccaAGTCCGTCTGAAACACAGCGGTTGCAGTTGACAGAATAAGACTAACATTCAGTCAAACATGCCATAAGAATACATCTaagcaacacatttatttaatataatacatatgCCCAAGGACATCCAGCTGGCCCGCCGCATCCGCGGAGAGAGGGCTTAAACTGACCCCAGACCTGTTTACAACAACACAacggctcttttaagagccacctcACTCTGAACTAAAgagcttcttcctctcctgctcctgttAACATGtatttgtggggtttttttaatgttaaataataaatcacatttcataTTAGTTGAGGTAGTTTTATACTAATATATGATACTAATTTCATTAACTTTAAATCAATATGTATGAACATGTCCAGACCACACTGATCAAGTTGAATGATGTGGTTGAGGTTTTATAAACTAACATTTTGACAGAACATCACACTCTGATGTAAACAGGTTTGGCTGCAGCTAAAACCTTCGGCATATACAACAATCACACTCCTCTCCCACTCTGACAttaaacatgttattttgtcaATATAAATTCTGCACGCTGTACAGAACGGCGTCATTGATGCTTTATATACACACTATAATATAACAACTGCAATCTATAAAGTAACAAACTGACACATAAATGTAGTCGAAAAAAGTACAAAGTTTCCCTCTGAAATTGAAGTACCACAGTACTAGCATAAACTCTTTCCACTACTGATGTTGATTTTGTAAATTATTGGAGGGTATATTTGAGTTAGAATAGTAACATCATTGTATATGTTTCATATCTAAACATCATGACTATTTAGCTGTTAGGGCCCCTTTTAGTTGGGGGCCTCAGGAAGTTGTCGATCTTGTGTAATGGTGAAGTCTGAGAGAGACaataattaaaactaaataaaaaatgacaatagaGATCACAAAAGCTAATTACAAAGTTTATAAAgataattttgatttatttatattgcgccaaatcacaacaaaagtcatctcatcatctctctcagagagagagagagagagagagagagagaaagagaaagagaaagagaaagaaagacagacagacagacagacagacagacacagatgtatcaataacagctttaatagtaacagaactacgactaaacataataactgtagtgatgagagtcaggcaggcccatggcagcagcagccaggcgtaccaggaccacgatccacaggaacctgcgagacgagaaagcacaaagaaactccggggaagatataaagttagtaacatgcattggagggagatgaatgtgtaaagatggagagggagaggaggaaagctcagtgcatcatgggaagtccaccagcagtctaggcctatagcaaCATAACTAGGGGCTGatccaggcaggcctgagccagcccttaactataagcctgatcaaaaagcaaagttttaacCTTCCTCTTGTGTTAGGGTCGGCACCGACCCGTTTTtaggttttaaatgtataaaagtacCACATAAATTTGTTTATTGCATCAAGGCTTTTTGACTTTGTCAGGAActtctattaaaacaaaattaaattaaaaaaatctatttcactaaatgataaaatgctCTGGTGAAAATTATGACCTTTGTGTTGTTAGGGTCGGTTTCGACCCAGTTATAATATAAGATTATAAAACAATGATTAGTGCCAAAACTGAAATCATAAACACACTATCAGCCAACAGCCCACAGCCAGCTCCTCTCCCAACCACCTGAGCTTTAGTTTGGGGCTTCTCTCTttacctgtttgtctccttccctgaacaaacaaaacaaacaaagacggACATTTCCAGGCCAATTCACTTTAGAGTTGGTGACTTGCAGAGTACACATCTCCAGTTTGCAACATGcaaaaatgagaagaagattTACAGTAAGCCAAGCTCTGGATCATATCTTTACTGAAAATGAGGCAgaggacacagagcagcataGCAATACAGATGAGAAGGTctctgaggaggaagacgatGTGGAGTGTCAACcagaagacacagacacatctgATGAGGAGGACATTCAAATCCAAAAGTGGTAACATCTGTTGGAGCTCAGTACCTCCTGACATACATGGCAGGGCAGCTGCTGCAAAGGTCATCAAAATGACCCCTGGGATCAAGACATGTTTTGATCTGTTTATGCCATTGTCactaaaaaaaagtcatcattgCTATGACAAACCTTGAAGGAAAAAAGTCCACGGCGACATGTGGAATGACATTGATGAGGAATACCTGGATGCTTATAttggtgttcttcttcttgctggAGTGTACAGATCCAGCAATGGGGCCACTGATAGTCTCTGGGACGCATTGACAGGCAGGAATATTTTCCGGGCAACAATGTCACTTCAGACCTTTCGAATGATATCAAGAGTCCTCAGATTTGACAACAGAGATACTAGAGCAAAATCTGACAAGCTTGCTCCCGTCAGGGATGTCAGGGAGAGATGGGTGCAGCTCCTTCCACTGATGTTCAACCCGAGGCCAGAGGTGACAGTAGATGAACGTTTTGTCCCTTTCCGTGGAAAATGCccctttttttgcctttttcttgaAGTAAATATATATGGGTCAAAATTGACCCGTAACACCATAGATGTTACTATagttaataatattaaaatagataaataaataaaaaaatttatTTAAGAGATGTGTTCTAATACCCCTCATTAATAGTCAGGTAACATaacaaccttttatttatttatataattctcTCGAGGttcattttaccattttgttttaaaattgaaaACGAGGGGTATGCtgtgctctagtggggtaatagggtactatgagctctttaagatatgatggtgcctgaccagtgagagctttgtaggtcaggagaaggattttaaactctggattttacagggagccagtgcagagaagctaatacaggagaaatatgatctctgttcctggttcctgtcagtacacgtgctgcagcattctggatcaactggtGAGTCTTCCGGGACATATTGGGGCATGGACTCATtattctgcatctgtttgacaCAGGATTTTCCtgagtttgttttacgtgaTAGCTAAAGGACAtttcctgatcaaagacaactccaagattcctcacggtggcacTGGAGGCCAGAGCAATGCTACCTAGAGCAACAATATCCgtagatactgtgtttctgaggtgttcagggccaagaacaataacttctgtctggtgcgagttcaacatcagataattgcagaGTGTTTTCTAACAAGCAATAGCTACAGCACTATCggatagatatctggtgtaggcttttttgcctaatggcgtgtagtccggtaataggaattcaaaagtcattaaataatggtccgataacaaaggattctgtgaaaagacaattagatgttcaatttcaagtccatatgtcagaacaTGGGTGTGATTtggtttctgtaccctctgacagaagctaATTGAATCCAATAATGAGATGCGCTGTTTTCTGGGTGTGCATAAAATGGCCCCAAAACTGTATGCAGTGACATGGGCTGGGAGCCATGTGAAGTGCGGCATAATGGTGACATGTTGAGATTGTGGAATAGATTTATCAATATGCCCAATAACAGATTTACCAAATTGGGATTTAGGCTTATTTATACTCATAGACGCtaaataaactgcatttattGTGAGAAGCAGTGAGAGAAGCCAttagctgctaagctaatgtaacagacagaacagtgtgtaaacaactgtgagattagcgAAAAAGTCGCTAAAAGATGTAGAGAACTATCCGTGTTCAGCAGAACTAGtgtacgtttaagtggttagcggATGATTAGCCGATGTAATGACATCTATAAACAAAtttaacttgtttgagcttagagcagacaaacacacgctACAGTGACAAAGAAACGGGAAGTGAAGCAATATGCTTACCGCACTACCTCAGTAATGCTTTATATTACATGTCGCTGTGATTGTACCTtgtatgattgcatgtgacCCCTGTAAATAAAATCTCCTCTGCAGTagtgctgctgttgatgttgaCTTTGGACTGCAGGGGGTGTAGTTTCACCATGTCTCAGAGCAGTCTGCTTTCTGAGAGGCCAGGGTCCACTGGGAGAAGTACaaatatgattttatatatatgtaccacacacacccacccacacacccccTTTTTCTACCACACTTTCTCCTTCCACTCAACTTTCCATGAATATGCTTGGATACAGCACTCTGTGAACAGCCAGCTTCTTTAGCAATGACCTTTCGTGGCTTACCATCCTTGAGTCAATGACTGCAAAGTCAGAAGTCTTCCTCATGATTGTGTAGCCGACTGAACCAGACTGAGACCATTTAAAGGCTCAGGAAACATTTGCAGGTGTTTTGAGTTAATTAGCTGATTAGAGTGTGACACCGTGAGTTTGAGATTGAACTTTTTCACAATATTCTGATTTTCTGAGATACTGAATTTTGGGTTTTCATTAGCTGTAAGCCATAATcatcaaaattaaaagaaataaaggcttgaaatatttcactctgtgtgtaattAATCTATGTAAtatgagtttcactttttgaattgaattactgaaataaatcaacttTTCCGCAATATTCTAATTCTTTGAGATGCGCCTGtatatctacatatatataGCTTGTGTGCCTGACCAgcacatcatggagaggatgtgagcatggacagcatcctcctctctgccaccattagagagtccagctccaccccaacaacgtcaTTGATGTCAAATGgatataatttaatattttttattacatgaaATGGTTGATAGTTCATATGTACACAGAAATCCATATCAAGTTAGGACTTTACTACACCGCTACTTGTTAGTACAATGATTATCTCCCTGAACAACGTTACTGCCGGTAAGTTTGAGTTTTACTTGTTAATATAATATGCTAAACATTAGTTTAATGTAATATTGAATGAATAAGGAGGAACAGAGCTCTTAGTTGAAGTGGTGGGGGactcttaaaagagcctttgtgtTGTTGGGATTAACAGCGGGTTTACTTGGAGCTGGTGTACTTGGTCACGGCCTTGGTCCCCTCGGACACGGCGTGCTTGGCCAGCTCACCGGGCAGCAGCAGACGGACGGCGGTCTGGATCTCCCTGGAGGTGATAGTGGAGCGCTTGTTGTATTGAGCCAGACGAGAGGACTCACCGGCGATGCGCTCGAAGATGTCGCTCACGAAGGAGTTCATGATCAGCATGGCCTTAGAGGAAATACCGGTGTCGGGGTGAACCTGCTTCAGTACCTTATACACGTAGATAGCATAGCTCTCCCTCCtggtctttctcttcttcttgccaGTCTTGGTGACGGTCTTAGAGACGGCTTTCTTTGAGCCCTTCTTCGGTGCTTTCACTGGCTCAGGCATGATGAATTTCGTATGAACGTCTTCAACGGATGACTGCAGACGCGTTGAGAGGGCTAATTTGTATGCGCTTGATGCAAAAGAGACTGTGCTGTTCCTCCTACAGGATTGGCTGAGTTTCTAAACGCGACTGAGCATGCGCTGTACAAACAACTGTTAAACGTCCCTCTATGGGAAGTGAATGAAGATCAAACGATAAACACTGAGACACATATTTCAGTGCTTGCAGTCTCTCTATATAATGTATTCTGATGGATGCAATCACTCGGTGGGCGGGTATCAATAGTACTGATATGAAATCAGAGTATTCATAGAACCTATTGTGTTATTATGGGATGCAACACGACCTCCTGAACAACAAAGCTAGAAGATGGGAAGTTTAGTCCTACACATGACCTCATAAGAACCAGGTTAACGTCCTACTCCGAGTCTCTCTGAGTAAACTCCTTCATTCTGCATACACCCCTTGAGTGAGAGCCACGGCTTAAtaagatttatatatattatacatgtgGCTATTTTGCTTGTGTTTCAATGATTTTGGCACGTGTTTGCGTTTGATAGACAAAAAGAGCCGTAGTGAACGGACAGGTCTCCCCATCAGACTCCGCAGGTAGGGCACTGGGAGCTGTTCTTTATAAGGTTAAGTTATGTTGGGATCTTGGTTATAAACCCTATACACAGCTGTATAAATATTGTGTCCTATGTTAGATGATGGTGAAGGGTTCTGGGGTTATTTtaagcaaacaaaatgtgacacagtTCTCAACTGTATGCAGTGACATGTGATGGGAGCCATGTGAAGTGCGGCATAATGGTGACATGTTGAGATTGTGGAATAGATTAATCAATATGCCCAAGTAAGTCTACATTCATCAGACATTGTGCAAAGTGTTTCACCCTGCTCAGTTTGTGTTAAGTGCTTTCCAACAGGAGGGTGCTATATGTCTGATATGATTAAGGTACACTCTGTGCCTCAGATGAGCGGCAGACGTTACACATTATCTGCGGATGTAAATGAGGACGGGTGTCGCGGGAACTCAGTGGTCCTGAGGTCTCtcactgcagtcacacacacattaatatctataataataatggatatttactataataatataatatttttttaaaactactTCATGCCATAGAAATGTACTTTAGTAACAAGACTGAAAGGATAAACTAAGTCACTTATCCACATTTACAGATATGATATTTGATGCAAGAGAGTGTGTTTGGGTccaacataacaaaacaaacattatagGAGATGCTCTTTAGTGGAGGCTgtggtggctcttaaaagagcctttggTGCACCGAGTGCTGGATTATGGAGCCACTTCACTTCTTGGACTTCTTAGCTGCAACTTTCTTTGCCGGAGCTTTCTTCACAGCGGGCTTCTTCACTGTCTTCAGCTTTTTAACGGGGGTCTTCTTAGGAGTCTTCTTCGCTGCCGGCTTCTTCACCGCTTTCTTCGCCGGTGCTTTCTTCGGGGACTtcttcactgctgctttcttgGCTGCAGGTTTCTTAGCTGCGGGTTTCTTGGCCGCCGGTTTCTTGACCGCTGTTTTCTTGGCAGCGGGCTTCTTGGCTTTCACGGGGGTTTTCTTCTTCACCACTTTTTTCGCAGGTTCGGCGGCTTTCGACTCCTTCTTGGCGAGCTTGAATGAGCCGGAGGCCCCGGTCCCTTTAGTCTGGCTCAGGGTTCCTTTGGTCACCAAGTTAGTCACCGCGATGTTGATGCGTTTGTTAGACTTTATCACGTCGACGCCTTTACCGCCAAGACTCTTTTTAATCGCCGGCAGCGACATCCCCTTCCGCTCCTTGGATTCACTCACGGCGCTGACGATCAGCTTGGGGAGGGTGGGTCCATCTTTCTTGGGCCGGGGGGGCGCCTTCTTCTTGGGGGCTTTAGCCGGGGCTTTCACCGGGGTCGCTGCTGGAGCTTCTTCTGccatgtctgtgtctctgctctgctgtgtttgtctgaaggTGTCCGAGCTGAGAGGAGGCGGGACATATAAAGCACATGAGAACCGTGGAGAGTCAACCACACAGCCCCTCTGCCGCCCGGCTCAAATGTGGCgacacttgtgttttctctgccacATTTTGGAGCTAAAAGTCATACAAGAGGGACGTTTTAGACCATCATTTTTATCGTATAAGCGAGAAAACCTCTGTCCCTTCACACTGACGTCATGTTTGGCGGCGAGGACTCATGTATTTAATTCCAGGAGGCTTCAAACCTCTCAAAGACGCCGTCACTTTGGACAGCTCGCGGCGAGTTTTCTTCACATTTCGTCtctaaaaatgtccaaaagtgATCTGTATTAAATG
The Enoplosus armatus isolate fEnoArm2 chromosome 13, fEnoArm2.hap1, whole genome shotgun sequence genome window above contains:
- the LOC139294812 gene encoding histone H1-like, translating into MAEEAPAATPVKAPAKAPKKKAPPRPKKDGPTLPKLIVSAVSESKERKGMSLPAIKKSLGGKGVDVIKSNKRINIAVTNLVTKGTLSQTKGTGASGSFKLAKKESKAAEPAKKVVKKKTPVKAKKPAAKKTAVKKPAAKKPAAKKPAAKKAAVKKSPKKAPAKKAVKKPAAKKTPKKTPVKKLKTVKKPAVKKAPAKKVAAKKSKK
- the LOC139294809 gene encoding histone H2B 1/2-like, whose translation is MPEPVKAPKKGSKKAVSKTVTKTGKKKRKTRRESYAIYVYKVLKQVHPDTGISSKAMLIMNSFVSDIFERIAGESSRLAQYNKRSTITSREIQTAVRLLLPGELAKHAVSEGTKAVTKYTSSK